In Thermococcus chitonophagus, the genomic stretch GAAGGGCTGACGATAAAGGCCCTCGGCAACACTATAAGGGAGCTTCTTGGAGGGAGGGAAATTCATGGAATAAACATAAAACCCGGAGGCTTCGGAAGGTACCCCAGGGAAGAAGAGCTCGAGGGGATAGCAAGGCACGCAAGGTCACTCGTTAGGTTTGCCAGGAGGATAGTCGGAGTTTTCGCGTCGCAGGATCCCAGGGGAGCTAAGGTGGATATCCCAATGGCGACTGAAGACTACCTCTGGGGGAGCGAGCTGATAATCGGAGAGGATAAGGGGCAATATACAGAGCTCGACGAAGTTCCCGTGAGCTATAGCTTTGCCAAGCACACTTACTACAAGGGCAAACCGATATTTGTAGGTGCACTGGCAAGGCTACTTCTAAAAGACATCCACGGAGAGGCAGAAAGACTGCTGAAAACGTACAAAGAGAAAATCGAGAGCAAGTACGTCATCTACAACAACTTGGCCCAGGCTATAGAGCTCGTCTATGCCTTGGAGAGGGTTGCAGAGCTTGGAGAAGAGCTCGCAAGCGAAGGAGTAGAGGAAGGCTTAGTTGAGCCAGAAGAGAAGAGCGGGGAAGGTATTGGGTATGTTGAGGCCCCAAGGGGAGTGCTCGTCCACCACTACAGAATCGAAGACGGCAGGGTTGTGTGGTCAAACACTATTACACCAACTGCGTTCAATCAAGGAATAATGGAGCTGAGCCTACTTGAAGATGCCAGAAAGATGTATGGTCTGCTCCCAGAAGACTCCTTAAAGAGGAAGCTAGAGGAAGTTGTTAGGGCCTTCGATCCGTGCATCTCCTGCTCAGTACATTTCGTCAAGCTTTAGGCTTAAATTTTTATATTTTTGAGCGAACATTTCCCTGGGATAGCCATGTTCTACAACAGGGAAAAGGAACTATCCACACTCAGAACTTTCGTTGAGAGCGAGCCAAATACAATTTTCTTCATTTATGGCCCGATAAACTCGGGCAAAACGACACTACTAATGGAATTTTCTAAGAGACTTCCTGAGGATTTCGTTCCATTCTATA encodes the following:
- the shyA gene encoding NAD(P)-dependent hydrogenase/sulfhydrogenase 2 subunit alpha, whose amino-acid sequence is MIIELDEFTRVEGIGKAEIVIEDGTVKEARVKILEGPRFFEVLTLGRSYWDVPDLEARICAICYISHSIASVRAIENALGIEVPSTVEKLRELALWGEIIESHALHLYLLALPDVFGYPDAISMVSRHGELIKEGLTIKALGNTIRELLGGREIHGINIKPGGFGRYPREEELEGIARHARSLVRFARRIVGVFASQDPRGAKVDIPMATEDYLWGSELIIGEDKGQYTELDEVPVSYSFAKHTYYKGKPIFVGALARLLLKDIHGEAERLLKTYKEKIESKYVIYNNLAQAIELVYALERVAELGEELASEGVEEGLVEPEEKSGEGIGYVEAPRGVLVHHYRIEDGRVVWSNTITPTAFNQGIMELSLLEDARKMYGLLPEDSLKRKLEEVVRAFDPCISCSVHFVKL
- a CDS encoding ATP-binding protein — translated: MSEHFPGIAMFYNREKELSTLRTFVESEPNTIFFIYGPINSGKTTLLMEFSKRLPEDFVPFYITLRWPSSKSSAEGGNWKPRERFLLI